DNA sequence from the Moorena sp. SIOASIH genome:
TGTTTTGATGGTATTTTAGCTGATCTAGCTCATCAAGAGAGACTCGTTTGATGGAAGAATCTTCTGGAAAAACTGCCAGAGTTCCTAAAATCGAGTTAACAGCATCAGGAAAACGTTTTCTAAGCATAAAGTTAACCCATTGTAATACTTCACCTTTGTTGGGGTCATACTTATCAATATTTTGGCAGATGTAAAGAAAGACTCGATTACAAGCTTCATCATAAATTTCTTCATAAAACCCGATAAATTTACCACGATGGGGATGGCATAGCTGACCGGATTCCCGAATTGCCTTGACCAATTTGGTTAAGGCTATCTGTCGCATCCTTGTCTTAGCAGGATAGTGTTGGGCTTCTGTAGCTAGCTGTCTGAGTTTTTCGTCTTGCTGTTTATTCCACACGTTAGTTCTACCAGGTATCTATAGGGAACAGGGAACAGGGAACAGGGAACAGCAGGAAAGAGCTCCGAGGATTTTTTGGTATTATGAGGAAATGGGATTTGGTTTGATGATATATTTGGTTTTCTGTTCATCAGCTATCAGCCATCAGCAGTAAATAGGCAAGGCATGGGATAACGGATGTAACGGATGGGAGTATCATCCTTGATCCTTGATCCTTGATCCTTCATCCTTCGATATAGTTCTCTGGCTTAAGCTGAAGGTTTTCTGCCGTTTGTTATAAAAGTTAATATTGCGCTTTATTGATGCGTTCGCGTAGGGTCGGCTTTGCCGAATCGCGTAGGGTCGGCCGTAGGCCACATCGCACTTCATAGCAAAGTTATTGTTTTAGTACTTTTGTACTATATTCGCCTTTAGTTTTGTAAAAACCTGTAAGCATATGCGCTACTTGAGGTGCTACTTGAGGTGCCGTCAGCCTAATGCCGTCAGCCTTGTGGCACAGGCTTTGGCCTTGGCCTTGGCCTTGGCCTTGGCCTTTGGCCACGCTACGCGAATGGCCACGCTACGCGAATGGCCACGCTACGCGAATGGCCACGCTACGCGAATGGCCACGCTGTGCGAACGACGCTGTGAGGTAACTCAGCATTATTCCAATGCTTACTTGTTTTATTCCAAAGCTGATAGCTGATAGCTGATAGCTGATAGCTGATAGCTGATAGCTGATAGCTGATAGCTGAATGCTTACAAAAACCTAGTGTAAATTAAAGCTCCGATGGTTAATGGCGAATCACAATCAACCATGCTCTGTAATTCTTCGACATCTTATACATTAGGCAAACCCGATTAAAAACATTGCTTTGCCACCATGTATATATAAGTTCTCAAATAACGACATCAAAAACTGGCCAATGAAAGAATGTTTAAGGTTTCCAGGGTTTTGATGTAGTCATTTTATGGCAGTTTTTTTTTCACAGTATCAAAAAATCGGCCTGAATCCTTTGTAATCTATCAGTTCCCGCCACCGTCAGCTAAATCTGGAGCAAGGTCATAGGGGAGAGTGGCAACAGAGGAAGGAGGGGGAATAAATTTGGGTGTACTTAATCCCACTGTTAACCCCTATAATAAGATTCTCGAAGGCAAAAACGACAAGGGAAAAGGCATATAAAAAAATTAAAAATTGCAATTCAAAATTCCCAATTTCAAATTAATAATTACAAATTTAAAATATCCAATTTTATATTGACTATTGGATATTGCTAGCAATCTAAACCATCGTCAACGCTATAGCTTTAGAGCTCTTAATTCCATGTTTACGTCAACTCTCACCAAAGTCGGAGCAGTTTTTGCCACTGCTTCTGCTGTGATGCTAGGTTACACTTCCAACGCACAAGCTGAAATGTTGTTTGACCGGGGACTACCCACAGAAAATCTCAATAATCTTTCTGGAGCAAACCGCAGTAATGTCCGTTGGGCTACAGATGCCCAGAACCAGGGCTTCTATGGTGATGATTTCACTATCGGCAATGTAGGAGACACTTTTGTTATCGATACAATCCGCACTTGGATGGTACCTGGTCTGATTATTGGTGACCCAGACAACGAGCAGGATTGGGATGTTGCTGAACCAGAGAACTTGGGGGATTGGTTTGAGAGCTTTACTCTGTTGACAGGTCTTGCCGCTGAGGATGATATTTCTCCCTTCGCCAGTGCAACTTTAGACTTTAACAGTAATGTGACCAGCAACCCAGATGTTACCATCACCAAAGTCTCGTACCCAGATGTTGCTGAGTCGATCTACGATAACTTTGGTCATTTGATCAATATTTGGCAAGTGGATTTCAACAATCTTAACTGGACTATCGAAGGCGGTACAACCTATAACTTCGGGGTGCGGGGTGTTGGTCGTGAGATCCCTGATGAGGATATGTTCTATCCCTGGTTTAACCATGCTTCCAACGCAGCATTGAGTGGTTCGCCCCAGGATGGCGCTGACAATCGTTACTTGCAGTTTGATGGCTCAGGTAACTTCGTTGATATCGTCGATACCAATGGTAACGGCTGGGACAAGTCTTCGGATATTAATGTGCAGATTTTTGGCGAAGCTACTCCTAAGACTTCTGTACCGGAACCAGGTTCTGTATTAGCTTTACTGGTGTTTATTACCTTTTTAGGGGCAGGTTCACCAAAGAAGCAATAGAAATCAAAGTAATATCAAGTCTGGTTGAATACCCATAATTAAGGAGAGAGTGGGGAGGGTGGGAAGTGTGGGAGGTGTGGGGAGATGGGGAGATAGGGAGATGGGGAGATGGGGAGATGGGGAGATGGGGGAAATGTTTATTAAGGATAATTATTCTGACATGATATAGCACTACGGATTAAAGTTAGGACATTGATAGAAGCTGAAAAAGGTGCGACCTGTGGCGAATTTAATAATTAGATGCGGAAAGCGCACCTGCGCTAATGCACGTGAACTTTTGCCTCTAGCATGCATGCCTTTTGCCTTGGGCGTAGCGCTATAACGTTAAAATAAATCCCCTACCGAGGTGAGAGGTAGGGGAGCAAGGTATTGTCTTGAACGCAGACTGAGAGCTAGTAACTTGTGTCTAGAGCTTGTGTGTCTAGAGCTTGTGTGTCTAGTAACTTGTGTTTGGACAAAAACAGACTAAGCAATACTTTAATTACAATACTGTTTCCTCTGTTTGTGTCGCCAAAATGGCTCCAATAAAAAAAAAAGGAGCAGGGAGTAGGGAGCAGGGAAGTCGGAAGTGGGGAAAAATCCTGTGTACCTCATTACTATGAGCACCGCTATAACCAGTGGGGATGAAAAGAGATGCGTTCCCGTAGCAGAGGCTTTGCCGAATCGCATCCCCAAATCCCAATCATGCCGAAGCAGTACCCGAAACGCCCAAGCCAGAAGCAAATCAGCCCCCTGTAGAGCCGAGCGCATTATCTGAAGCATCACAGATAGAAGCAGCACCCGAAATGACCCAAGCACCAGAAGAGATTCAACCGCCAAAAGAGTCGAGCCAGCAACAGCAATGGGTGGAAAGTCTAGCGGCAGACCTAGCTCAACTTTTGAGAGACGTGCGTTCGCGTAGCGTCGGCTTTGCCGAATCGCGTAGCGTGACCTACGGTCAATCGCCCTTATTTTGCTTGATACGGCAGAGATGAATGGTGCAGATTGATTTTCAGATCACCGTTTTCATCGCGAACATAACCAAAAGAGTATTCTACCTTGATCTCGCTACCGTCTGTTTTGGTGAAAAAATACTCACCCATCGACATGGCTGTATCGCAGTTGGTAATAATTCCTTCATTCTCAAAGCGCACTTTGTTATAGGGCGCAAGAGCAAAACCTTTATCTTCGCTGACGCTGCCGCCGACAAAATAAGACAAAGCCTCTTTCTCCGTGCCTCTGAACGGATCATCGCTGGCCAGTGTTGGTTTGAACAAAACCGTACCAAGATCATAAGCATAAAGCCTGTCAAGAGTACTTTGTGCTTCTGCTTGTGGGTTTTCTGCCTTGCCAATGGCGACAATGGCTTTGCCCCAGCTTTGCTGTGCAGCTAGAACATCGTTTTTTGTGACAGGATTTTCGCATGGCGCAGCCTGTACCTTTGGCGTACCTATAAGGTTCGTGCAACCAGTCATTGTGGTTACTGTGGATAGGATTAAAAGTGCAGAGAAATATGGTTTCATGGTCATCTTTTTCTTTTATAAGACTAGGCGTAAATCTCAGTACAGGACAAAAGTTGCCAAGAGAGCAGCGTGCGCGTAGCGCAATCGGTGCTTTTGAATAAAATAAGCTGTTCGCGCAGCGTGAGCTTTAGCTCACGGCTGTTCCCTTAGCTTGGTCTACGGCCAACGGCTGACGGCACCTCAAGTAGCGTGAGCCAAAAGCTCACGGCTGTTCGCGCAGCGTGCGCGTAGCGCATATGCTTACGTTACAGATTTTGAGATCAAGCTGCTCAATCGAGATTCAGCTGTTTAAAGGATCTCAACCCTGTGCCAAGATAACCACTTTACCACCATTTCTCTAACATAATCCCAAATAGCAGGTGCTATCTATTGGAATAAGCCCCTGAATTGAACTGTTCCCCACTTGAAACCCTGGGGATTTTGGGCGGATGGTGTGCAACCCTTGGCTGATCCCTGTTGGCTGATCCCTGTTGGCTGATCCCTGTTGGTTTACGACCACTTAGCACAGAAACCTATGTATTTTATATTACATTTACAAATATTTACATTTTGGCTAAAATCGATATAATAGTACAGATTGTGCACATATTATCGAGATCAGGGCAAATATCTATCGCGAAATCATAAGCTGTTCAGGATTCAGCCAAAACTGTTACGTGATCATAACCTCTGGGAATTCTATTAGAAAGTCCTAGACAGATTGATCTGAGGTGACTAAATCCGGAACCAACAGCTCAACTGTTGAAGTCAAGCATATGCCTCCAACGGATCTGTTTCGGGAGAGTTGACACTCCCCGTCCTGGAAGAACGGGGATTCCTAGATCAACGAGCCGCCTTAAACCACTATGTCCCAATCTTTGACGCCGCCAAAAAAGTAGGCAATATCTAAACCAAAAACCCGTCAAGACCAAGAATGTAGTTTAGTTCATAGTAGACCCAGAGGGCGATTCTCACTATAGCGTTTGGCTACTTAAGCGCGGAAGTGCCTTAAAAAGTCCGTTTCCCTTCCTTTTCGCCTGGTTCCGGTGTGCCCCACCGTACCATTTTTCTCTCAAGTTGTGATTTTCCTGGGTTCACACACCGATTGGTAGTCGATGATTGGGTTTTTAAGGAGGATTTTCCCTGCCCTCCGAGCATTACTTCTTTCAGGTCGATAAGTTACGGGTCTCTCTCCCGGCTCAGCCTGCGGTTTTTCAGCCTGTACTCATACTACTAGTATACTCTGGCGCTAGAAAAGTGTCAATTAAAAAGCCGTCCTAGAAGGACGGGGCTTTAAACCCAAAATTTTTGGTAACCAACAGGGGGTATGGGTAGATGAAAATTATCCTATCGTTCCAGCCAACGAACATGGTCGGGTTTTGTCTTTGACGGAACATATTCTATTAGGGGCAAGCAGTGAAAATTGCAACGTCTGTATCCTGCGTCTTGGGGGGATTTATGGTCCCGGTCGTGAGTTAAGCAAGCGGTTTGAGCGACTGGCAGGCACCACGCTTCCTGGCAGTGGCGATAACTTTATCAATTGGATTCACAGAGACGACATTGTTCAAGCAGTAGAGTTTGCCAGAGAAAACCGCTGCCAAGGTATCTACAACCTAGTTAACGACGTCAAACTCACGACGCGGGAGGTGACTGATCAAATATAGCAGTCGCCAGGGCAGTTAGGACATGACAAAAGTCTCAAACCTAAGTAAGCGCAAGAGTTTGACTTCTGACTTCTGACTTCTGACTTCTGACTTCTGCTATATGCGATCGCTACAATCTCCCCAAAGTGTTATGGGATTCCTCACAACCTAACTTCCGAAGCAATAACGCCCGTGTACATAATCGGAAGTTGAAAGTTGCTGGTTATGAGTTGATTCATGCTCAAACCTTGATTTAAGCAATGCCTAATAATGTGAACTATAATCTAGAAGGTGACTAGCTTTTTCTGAATAAACCTTACCGAAATTAACCCATAAATTACCAGAATACTGTATTTATAATTTTGGAAAAGTTTCGTTATTAATTCCCGCGCCCCATTAAACCTTGTTGGGTGGACTCAATTTTTTGAATACAATCAATCTCCGTTGATTGGAGTGCATCTCACTTTTGCAAAAATACGACCATTTAAGTAAAAAAGTTGCCTAGGGTGCTTGATAAGACGGGCTCCCCCTGATTTCATCGGTAGCCAGTATTGGGACAATCCGTCCCGTAACGCACCACCGGGTGAAACAGCATGGATTGAGATGCACCCTCTGGCTACTCTCTACCTAGCAGATAATTTAAGTAGAAGATAATTTAGTTTGGAGTAAATCATAACAATAATCAGCTAATTCGTTAGTTCTTTCATTGATTTGCTCCTCTCCCCATGTTTCGTAGTTGTTGGCTACAAACTCTCGCGTTATATAAAACTCTGATTCCTGATAAATTTTGATCTTTTCTTGAAAGGATTTATTACTAGCTTTTTGATTTAAATCCTTGCCTAAAGGAAGTAGATTTCCTATCTTACAAATACAATCATCGTTCCCCGAAGATTGTGACAATATATGCTCAAGGGTCAGATCATCTGGTTTCAATTCTTTGGTTTCTATTTTTGAAACTTCAATTAACAAGAAAATATAATGATTTTTTTTTATTTTTTGTATACTTTTTGGCATAGGTTAGTTCTTTACACTTTTCCTTAAAACTATTTTTTTTAGTAATTTTTTTTAGCATTTTTTCTTTAAAGTTTATTATTAAAGTTTTTATTGTTTTGTCATTACTAGCTTCAAAAAGTTCTCTCGCATCTTTTGAATAACTTTTCTCAATTCCTGAA
Encoded proteins:
- a CDS encoding sigma-70 family RNA polymerase sigma factor — its product is MWNKQQDEKLRQLATEAQHYPAKTRMRQIALTKLVKAIRESGQLCHPHRGKFIGFYEEIYDEACNRVFLYICQNIDKYDPNKGEVLQWVNFMLRKRFPDAVNSILGTLAVFPEDSSIKRVSLDELDQLKYHQNSPLLSSEIIAWIESDPDGIFKETYVTNHPEANFKFLALKRIEGYTWKELESILGIPLQTLSGFHDRCLRNFSTQLKDYFD
- a CDS encoding NAD-dependent epimerase/dehydratase family protein, with the translated sequence MFGNQQGVWVDENYPIVPANEHGRVLSLTEHILLGASSENCNVCILRLGGIYGPGRELSKRFERLAGTTLPGSGDNFINWIHRDDIVQAVEFARENRCQGIYNLVNDVKLTTREVTDQI
- a CDS encoding HNH endonuclease family protein; amino-acid sequence: MPKSIQKIKKNHYIFLLIEVSKIETKELKPDDLTLEHILSQSSGNDDCICKIGNLLPLGKDLNQKASNKSFQEKIKIYQESEFYITREFVANNYETWGEEQINERTNELADYCYDLLQTKLSST